A window from Citrobacter amalonaticus encodes these proteins:
- the ydiK gene encoding AI-2E family transporter YdiK, translating to MVNIRQPRDIAQVLLSVLFLAIMIVACLWIVQPFILGFAWAGTIVIATWPVLLRLQKLLWGRRSLAVLVMTLLLVLLFVIPIALLVNSIVDGSGPLIHAVTSGDMTLPDLAWLNSIPLVGAKLYAGWHNLLDMGGTAIMAKVRPYIGTTTTWFVGQAAHIGRFMMHCSLMLLFSALLYWRGETVALGIRHFAYRLAAKRGDAAMLLAAQAIRAVALGVVVTALVQAVLGGIGLAVSGVPYATLLSVVMILSCLVQLGPLPVLIPAIIWLYWSGDTTWGSVLLAWSCVVGTLDNVIRPMLIRMGADLPLILILSGVIGGLIAFGMIGLFIGPVLLAVSWRLFSAWVNEAPVPTSEPEEILEELGEIENLKK from the coding sequence ATGGTCAATATTCGTCAGCCCAGGGATATCGCACAAGTGCTGCTGTCGGTGCTGTTTTTAGCCATCATGATTGTGGCGTGTCTCTGGATTGTTCAACCTTTTATTCTGGGCTTTGCCTGGGCCGGGACGATCGTCATTGCGACCTGGCCCGTTCTACTGCGCCTGCAAAAATTACTCTGGGGCCGCCGTTCGCTGGCGGTTCTGGTGATGACACTTTTATTAGTACTGCTGTTTGTGATCCCGATTGCCCTGCTGGTCAACAGTATCGTTGACGGCAGCGGACCGCTGATCCACGCCGTCACGAGCGGGGATATGACGTTGCCGGACCTGGCCTGGTTGAACAGCATTCCGCTGGTTGGCGCCAAACTGTATGCCGGCTGGCATAACCTGCTGGATATGGGCGGTACGGCGATTATGGCGAAGGTTCGCCCGTACATCGGTACCACAACAACCTGGTTTGTCGGTCAGGCCGCTCACATCGGTCGTTTTATGATGCACTGCAGCCTGATGCTGTTATTCAGCGCCCTGCTGTACTGGCGTGGAGAGACGGTGGCGTTGGGTATTCGTCATTTTGCCTACCGTCTGGCGGCAAAACGCGGAGACGCAGCGATGCTGCTGGCCGCCCAGGCGATCCGCGCGGTGGCGCTGGGCGTGGTTGTCACTGCCCTGGTGCAGGCGGTGCTGGGCGGCATCGGTCTGGCCGTGTCCGGCGTACCCTATGCCACACTGCTCTCCGTGGTGATGATCCTCTCCTGTCTGGTTCAACTGGGGCCGTTACCGGTATTGATTCCGGCCATTATCTGGCTTTACTGGAGTGGCGATACGACCTGGGGCAGCGTGCTGCTGGCCTGGAGTTGCGTGGTGGGCACACTGGATAACGTCATTCGCCCGATGCTGATTCGTATGGGCGCGGACTTGCCGCTGATCCTGATCCTCTCCGGCGTCATTGGCGGCCTGATTGCGTTTGGCATGATTGGGCTGTTTATCGGTCCGGTACTGCTGGCCGTTTCATGGCGACTGTTCTCGGCCTGGGTTAACGAAGCGCCTGTGCCGACCAGCGAACCTGAAGAGATCCTCGAAGAACTGGGTGAAATCGAAAACCTTAAAAAATAG
- the ydiJ gene encoding D-2-hydroxyglutarate dehydrogenase YdiJ, whose product MIPQISQAPGVVQLVLNFLQELEQQGFTGDTATSYADRLTMSTDNSIYQLLPDAVVFPRSTADVALIARLAALPRFASLIFTPRGGGTGTNGQALNQGIIVDMSRYMSRIIEINPEEGWVRVEAGVIKDQLNQFLKPYGYFFAPELSTSNRATLGGMINTDASGQGSLVYGKTSDHVLGVRAVLLGGDILDTQPLPIALAETLGQSNTTIGRIYRTVFERCRDNRQLIIDKFPKLNRFLTGYDLRHVFNDDMSEFDLTRILTGSEGTLAFITEARLDITPLPKVRRLVNVKYDSFDSALRNAPFMVDARALSVETVDSKVLNLAREDIVWHSVSELITDVPDKEMLGLNIVEFAGDDETVIDAQVASLCERLDELIAREEAGVIGWQLCTELAGVERIYAMRKKAVGLLGNAKGAAKPIPFAEDTCVPPEHLADYIAEFRALLDGHGLSYGMFGHVDAGVLHVRPALDMCDPQQEVLMKQISDEVVALTAKYGGLLWGEHGKGFRAEYSPAFFGDELFAELRKIKAAFDPQNRLNPGKICPPEGIDAPMMKVDAVKRGTWDRQIPLAVRQTWRGALECNGNGLCFNFDAKSPMCPSMKISLNRIHSPKGRATLVREWLRLLADRGVDPVRLENALASKRPSLRSLIARTRNTWHANKGEYDFSHEVKEAMSGCLACKACSTQCPIKIDVPEFRSRFLQLYHTRYLRPLRDHLVATVETYAPLMARAPKTFNFFINQPLVRKLSAKHIGMVDLPLLSTPSLQQQMVGHRSANMTLEQLEALSAAQKANTVLVVQDPFTSYYDAQVVADFVRLIEKLGMQPVLLPFSPNGKAQHIKGFLTRFAKTAKKTSEFLNRVAKLGMPMVGVDPALVLCYRDEYKLALGDARGDFHVQLANEWLATALASQEPREVSGESWYFFGHCTEVTALPGAPAQWASIFARVGAKLENVSVGCCGMAGTYGHEAKNHASSLGIYELSWHQAMERLPRSRCLATGYSCRSQVKRVEGTGVRHPVQALLEIIG is encoded by the coding sequence ATGATTCCACAAATTTCTCAGGCACCCGGCGTCGTTCAGCTGGTGCTCAATTTTTTGCAAGAGCTGGAGCAACAAGGATTTACCGGCGATACGGCAACCAGTTATGCCGATCGTCTGACAATGTCGACAGATAATAGTATCTATCAACTTCTCCCCGATGCCGTGGTTTTCCCTCGTTCAACGGCTGATGTGGCGCTCATTGCCCGCCTGGCTGCGCTGCCACGCTTTGCCTCGCTGATTTTCACACCGCGCGGCGGCGGTACCGGCACGAACGGACAGGCGCTCAATCAGGGCATCATTGTCGATATGTCCCGCTATATGAGCCGCATCATCGAAATCAACCCGGAAGAGGGCTGGGTGCGGGTGGAAGCGGGGGTGATCAAGGATCAACTGAACCAGTTTCTGAAGCCATACGGCTATTTTTTCGCCCCGGAATTGTCCACCAGTAACCGGGCAACGCTGGGCGGGATGATTAATACCGACGCCTCCGGACAGGGTTCTCTGGTCTATGGGAAAACATCCGATCACGTGCTGGGGGTGCGGGCCGTGCTGCTGGGCGGCGATATTCTCGACACGCAGCCGCTGCCGATCGCACTGGCGGAAACGCTCGGTCAGAGCAACACCACGATTGGCCGTATCTATCGCACTGTGTTTGAACGCTGCCGCGATAACCGTCAGTTAATTATTGATAAATTTCCCAAACTGAACCGCTTCCTGACGGGCTACGATTTGCGTCACGTGTTTAACGATGACATGAGCGAATTCGATCTGACCCGAATTCTCACCGGCTCGGAAGGGACGCTGGCGTTCATTACGGAAGCGCGACTGGACATTACGCCGCTGCCGAAAGTGCGTCGACTGGTGAACGTGAAATACGACTCTTTTGACTCCGCGCTGCGCAATGCGCCGTTTATGGTGGACGCGCGCGCGCTGTCGGTGGAGACGGTTGATTCAAAAGTGCTGAACCTGGCGCGTGAAGACATCGTCTGGCATTCAGTGAGCGAATTGATTACCGATGTCCCGGACAAAGAAATGCTCGGCCTGAACATTGTCGAATTCGCCGGGGATGATGAAACGGTTATCGACGCGCAGGTGGCTTCCCTGTGCGAGCGGCTTGACGAACTGATTGCCCGCGAAGAGGCGGGCGTGATTGGCTGGCAGCTATGCACTGAACTGGCGGGCGTTGAGCGTATCTATGCCATGCGTAAAAAAGCGGTAGGCCTGCTGGGTAATGCGAAAGGGGCGGCAAAACCGATTCCCTTTGCCGAGGACACCTGTGTGCCGCCGGAACATCTTGCTGATTACATCGCGGAGTTCCGCGCGTTGCTTGATGGTCACGGTCTGAGCTACGGCATGTTCGGTCACGTTGACGCCGGGGTGCTGCATGTGCGTCCTGCGCTGGATATGTGCGATCCACAGCAGGAGGTGCTGATGAAGCAAATCTCCGATGAAGTGGTGGCGCTGACGGCAAAATATGGCGGTCTGCTGTGGGGGGAACACGGCAAAGGTTTCCGCGCTGAGTACAGCCCGGCGTTTTTCGGTGATGAACTTTTCGCGGAATTGCGGAAGATTAAAGCGGCGTTCGATCCGCAAAACCGGCTGAATCCGGGGAAAATATGTCCGCCTGAAGGCATTGACGCACCCATGATGAAAGTCGACGCGGTCAAACGCGGCACCTGGGACCGGCAAATTCCGCTGGCCGTGCGCCAGACCTGGCGCGGCGCGCTGGAATGTAACGGCAACGGTTTGTGCTTTAATTTCGATGCGAAGAGCCCGATGTGCCCATCGATGAAAATCAGCCTCAATCGTATCCACTCACCCAAAGGGCGTGCGACGCTGGTGCGCGAATGGTTACGTTTGTTGGCGGATCGCGGTGTCGATCCGGTGCGACTGGAAAATGCGCTGGCAAGTAAACGACCCAGCCTGCGTTCTCTGATCGCGCGTACTCGTAACACCTGGCACGCCAACAAGGGCGAGTATGATTTCTCGCATGAAGTAAAAGAGGCGATGTCCGGCTGTCTGGCCTGTAAGGCGTGCTCGACGCAGTGTCCGATCAAAATCGATGTGCCGGAATTCCGTTCGCGTTTCCTGCAACTTTACCATACCCGCTACCTGCGTCCGCTGCGTGACCATCTGGTGGCGACGGTTGAAACCTATGCGCCGTTGATGGCCCGGGCGCCGAAAACCTTTAACTTCTTTATTAATCAGCCGCTGGTGCGCAAGCTGTCCGCAAAGCATATCGGCATGGTCGATCTGCCATTGCTCTCGACGCCGTCGCTGCAACAACAGATGGTCGGGCATCGATCGGCGAACATGACGCTGGAACAGCTTGAAGCGCTGTCGGCTGCGCAGAAAGCCAATACGGTGCTGGTGGTGCAGGACCCGTTCACCAGCTATTACGATGCGCAGGTGGTGGCTGATTTCGTCCGTTTGATTGAGAAGCTGGGGATGCAGCCGGTTCTGTTGCCGTTCTCGCCAAACGGTAAAGCGCAGCACATTAAAGGATTCCTGACCCGCTTTGCGAAGACCGCCAAAAAGACCTCTGAGTTTTTGAACCGCGTGGCAAAACTGGGGATGCCGATGGTCGGCGTTGATCCGGCGCTGGTGCTCTGTTATCGCGATGAGTACAAGCTGGCGTTAGGCGACGCGCGCGGCGATTTCCACGTCCAGCTCGCCAATGAGTGGCTGGCAACCGCGCTGGCTTCGCAGGAACCGCGCGAGGTTAGCGGCGAATCCTGGTATTTCTTTGGCCATTGTACCGAAGTGACCGCGCTGCCCGGCGCGCCCGCGCAATGGGCGTCGATCTTTGCCCGCGTTGGCGCGAAGCTGGAAAACGTGAGCGTGGGCTGTTGCGGCATGGCCGGTACTTACGGTCATGAGGCGAAGAACCATGCGAGTTCGCTGGGCATTTATGAACTGTCATGGCATCAGGCGATGGAACGGCTACCGCGTAGCCGTTGCCTTGCAACGGGATATTCCTGTCGCAGCCAGGTGAAACGGGTTGAAGGCACGGGCGTGCGTCATCCTGTACAGGCATTACTGGAGATTATTGGATGA
- the menI gene encoding 1,4-dihydroxy-2-naphthoyl-CoA hydrolase, which produces MIWKREVTLDALNAMGEGNMVGLLDIRFEHIGDDTLEASMPVDGRTKQPFGLLHGGASVVLAESIGSVAGYLCTQGEQKVVGLEVNANHVRSAREGRVKGICKAIHTGARHQVWQIDIYDEQQRLCCTSRLTTAVV; this is translated from the coding sequence ATGATCTGGAAACGTGAAGTGACCCTCGACGCCCTCAATGCGATGGGTGAAGGCAATATGGTCGGCCTGCTGGATATTCGCTTTGAGCATATCGGCGACGATACGCTTGAAGCGTCAATGCCCGTCGACGGACGCACGAAGCAGCCGTTCGGTCTGCTGCACGGCGGCGCTTCTGTCGTGCTGGCAGAAAGCATCGGCTCGGTTGCCGGTTATCTGTGCACCCAGGGCGAGCAGAAAGTGGTGGGGCTGGAAGTTAACGCTAACCATGTTCGCTCAGCGCGGGAAGGGCGAGTGAAGGGGATCTGTAAGGCGATTCATACCGGCGCCCGTCATCAGGTCTGGCAGATTGACATCTATGATGAGCAGCAGCGACTGTGCTGTACTTCGCGGCTGACCACGGCAGTTGTGTGA
- a CDS encoding YdiH family protein, translating into MTSQLDPAQLAIEFLRRDKTELSPAQYLKRLKQLELEFADLLTLSSTELKEEIYFAWRLGVH; encoded by the coding sequence ATGACTAGCCAACTAGACCCGGCCCAACTGGCAATTGAGTTTTTACGTCGTGATAAAACAGAGCTTTCTCCAGCCCAGTATCTCAAAAGACTGAAACAACTTGAGCTGGAATTTGCCGATTTACTGACGCTCTCTTCCACTGAATTAAAAGAAGAGATCTACTTTGCCTGGCGCCTTGGCGTTCATTGA
- a CDS encoding Vmh family MBL fold metallo-hydrolase, which produces MKSKLLALLLPAVASPLFAAPLQLDVYNPQENAIFPVSSTLVSGPTEAILFDAQFSTEDGEKLVEMIKSRGKTLKAIVITSGDPDFYFGLQPIVKAFPDAKVLATPQVVEHIRATKEAKLQYWGPQMKEGAPTALTVPQATTETRFRIDGETLELRHPSDYAAYVWVPANRTILGGTGVASGIHVWTADTQTPAQRASWRHVLTEMDSLKPAQVIPGHYLGECPEGDRAIRFTQDYLQSFEQALAAKQGSPWVIKTMKAAWPGLAEESSLELSAKVNSGEMAW; this is translated from the coding sequence ATGAAAAGTAAACTGCTGGCCCTGCTGTTGCCTGCTGTCGCCTCCCCCCTGTTTGCCGCGCCGCTGCAACTTGACGTCTATAACCCGCAGGAGAACGCCATTTTCCCTGTCTCCTCAACGTTAGTATCCGGTCCGACGGAAGCGATATTGTTTGATGCGCAGTTCAGCACTGAAGACGGTGAAAAGCTGGTGGAGATGATTAAATCCCGTGGCAAGACGCTGAAGGCCATCGTGATTACCTCCGGCGATCCGGATTTCTATTTCGGCCTGCAGCCGATTGTGAAAGCCTTTCCTGACGCGAAGGTACTGGCCACGCCACAGGTTGTTGAGCATATTCGCGCCACCAAAGAGGCTAAGTTGCAGTACTGGGGACCCCAGATGAAAGAGGGGGCGCCAACGGCGCTGACCGTCCCGCAGGCAACCACAGAAACGCGTTTTCGCATCGATGGTGAAACGCTGGAACTGCGTCATCCCAGTGATTACGCGGCCTATGTTTGGGTGCCAGCGAACCGGACCATTCTCGGCGGCACGGGCGTGGCGTCAGGCATTCACGTCTGGACCGCTGACACCCAGACACCAGCGCAACGCGCATCATGGCGTCATGTTCTGACTGAAATGGATAGTCTAAAGCCTGCACAGGTTATTCCGGGTCATTACCTTGGTGAGTGCCCTGAAGGCGATCGGGCCATCCGCTTCACGCAGGATTATCTGCAATCGTTCGAACAGGCGCTGGCGGCGAAGCAAGGTTCGCCCTGGGTCATTAAAACGATGAAAGCGGCGTGGCCGGGACTGGCAGAGGAAAGTTCGCTGGAATTGAGCGCGAAAGTGAATTCGGGCGAGATGGCGTGGTAA
- a CDS encoding LysR family transcriptional regulator, with protein sequence MDRVMAATVFNHICDLGSLSAAARALGLSRPMVSRYLDEMEKWAGARLIHRTSRRLTITLAGEEALVKTRTLAQLSQAIGAASAADIPSGTLRVACAHFTAMHILAPMLPGFLARYPELRIEVEINNQPVSLVGERIDVAIRITDNPEPGAIARRLGDCESVLCASEAYLRQHGTPQTLEDLTQHNCLYYSGFAGKSWHFLNEQGEAVSVAIKGNLSAGISSLLCESALAGMGIALVPEKEARDGLAQGRLVRLLPTLQPRRLAVYGLYLSREHQPAGLRLFLEAIQTAMP encoded by the coding sequence ATGGACAGAGTGATGGCGGCGACGGTATTCAATCATATCTGCGATTTAGGCAGTCTGAGTGCGGCGGCGCGGGCACTGGGTCTCTCCCGGCCGATGGTGAGCCGCTATCTTGATGAGATGGAGAAATGGGCCGGGGCGCGGCTGATTCATCGCACCTCGCGCAGGCTGACAATTACCCTCGCCGGGGAGGAGGCGCTGGTGAAGACGCGAACGCTGGCGCAGCTCTCACAAGCGATTGGCGCGGCGTCGGCGGCAGACATTCCCAGCGGAACGCTACGCGTCGCCTGCGCGCACTTTACGGCAATGCATATTCTCGCCCCGATGCTGCCGGGATTTTTAGCGCGTTATCCCGAACTGCGCATTGAAGTTGAGATAAACAATCAGCCAGTCAGTCTGGTCGGTGAACGTATTGATGTCGCCATTCGCATTACCGATAACCCGGAGCCTGGCGCGATTGCCCGCCGGCTTGGCGATTGCGAATCGGTTCTCTGCGCATCAGAGGCGTATTTGCGTCAGCACGGCACCCCACAGACGCTGGAGGATCTCACTCAGCATAACTGTCTGTATTACAGTGGGTTTGCAGGAAAATCGTGGCACTTTCTCAACGAGCAGGGCGAGGCGGTCTCGGTGGCGATCAAGGGGAATTTGAGTGCCGGGATCTCGTCTTTACTTTGTGAATCTGCGCTGGCAGGCATGGGGATAGCGCTGGTGCCGGAAAAGGAAGCGCGTGACGGACTGGCTCAGGGACGACTGGTTCGCCTGCTACCAACCTTGCAACCCCGACGCCTTGCCGTGTACGGCCTGTATCTTTCCCGTGAACATCAGCCCGCCGGGCTTCGGTTGTTTCTGGAGGCGATCCAGACCGCCATGCCGTAA
- the sufA gene encoding Fe-S cluster assembly scaffold SufA, whose protein sequence is MELHSGTFNPDDFAWRGLTLTPAAAAHIRELVAKQPGMLGVRLGVKQTGCAGFGYVLDTVSDPEKDDLLFEVEGAKLYVPLQAMPFIDGTEVDYVREGLNQLFKFHNPKAQNECGCGESFGV, encoded by the coding sequence ATGGAATTGCATTCAGGAACATTTAATCCGGACGATTTTGCCTGGCGCGGATTGACGCTAACCCCGGCGGCAGCGGCCCATATTCGCGAACTGGTCGCAAAGCAGCCGGGCATGCTGGGCGTGCGCCTGGGCGTTAAACAGACGGGATGCGCGGGTTTTGGCTATGTGCTGGATACCGTCAGCGATCCGGAAAAAGACGATCTGCTGTTTGAGGTTGAAGGCGCGAAGCTCTATGTCCCGTTACAGGCGATGCCGTTTATCGACGGCACGGAAGTGGATTACGTCCGTGAAGGATTAAACCAGTTATTCAAATTTCATAACCCGAAAGCCCAGAACGAATGCGGCTGTGGCGAAAGCTTTGGGGTATAG
- the sufB gene encoding Fe-S cluster assembly protein SufB, translating into MSRNTEATDDVKTWTGGPLNYKEGFFTQLQTDELAKGINEEVVRAISAKRNEPEWMLEFRLNAYRAWVDMPEPHWLKAHYEKLNYQDYSYYSAPSCGNCDETCASEPGAVQQTGANAFLSKEVEAAFEQLGVPVREGREVAVDAIFDSVSVATTYREKLAEQGIIFCSFGEAIHDHPELVKQYLGTVVPGNDNFFAALNAAVASDGTFIYVPKGVRCPMELSTYFRINAEKTGQFERTILVADEGSYVSYIEGCSAPVRDSYQLHAAVVEVIIHKDAEVKYSTVQNWFPGDNNTGGILNFVTKRALCEGENSKMSWTQSETGSAITWKYPSCILRGDNSIGEFYSVALTSGHQQADTGTKMIHIGKNTRSTIISKGISAGHSQNSYRGLVKIMPTATNARNFTQCDSMLIGADCGAHTFPYVECRNNSAQLEHEATTSRIGEDQLFYCLQRGISEEDAISMIVNGFCKDVFSELPLEFAVEAQKLLAISLEHSVG; encoded by the coding sequence ATGTCTCGTAATACTGAAGCAACTGACGATGTCAAAACCTGGACCGGCGGCCCCCTGAATTATAAAGAGGGTTTCTTTACCCAACTGCAAACAGACGAGCTGGCGAAAGGGATCAACGAAGAGGTGGTGCGCGCCATTTCGGCCAAACGTAATGAACCGGAATGGATGCTGGAGTTTCGCCTGAATGCGTACAGAGCGTGGGTCGACATGCCGGAGCCGCACTGGCTGAAGGCGCACTACGAGAAACTGAATTATCAGGATTACAGCTACTATTCCGCGCCGTCGTGCGGGAATTGCGATGAGACCTGCGCCTCTGAGCCGGGGGCGGTCCAGCAAACCGGGGCAAACGCCTTTCTCAGCAAAGAAGTTGAGGCTGCGTTTGAACAACTTGGCGTACCGGTACGCGAAGGCCGTGAAGTCGCGGTGGATGCCATTTTTGACTCCGTCTCTGTTGCCACCACTTATCGTGAAAAACTGGCGGAGCAGGGGATCATTTTCTGCTCCTTTGGTGAGGCGATACACGATCATCCCGAACTGGTGAAACAGTATCTTGGCACCGTCGTGCCCGGCAACGATAACTTCTTCGCCGCGTTGAATGCCGCAGTCGCCTCTGATGGCACCTTTATCTATGTGCCGAAAGGCGTGCGCTGTCCGATGGAGCTTTCAACCTATTTTCGCATTAACGCCGAAAAGACCGGGCAGTTTGAACGCACGATCCTGGTGGCGGATGAAGGCAGCTATGTAAGCTATATCGAAGGCTGTTCCGCACCAGTGCGCGACAGCTATCAGCTGCACGCGGCGGTCGTGGAAGTCATTATCCACAAAGACGCCGAGGTGAAATACTCCACCGTCCAGAACTGGTTCCCTGGCGATAACAACACCGGCGGCATTCTGAACTTCGTCACCAAACGCGCGTTGTGTGAGGGCGAGAACAGCAAAATGTCCTGGACCCAGTCGGAAACGGGGTCAGCCATCACCTGGAAATACCCCAGCTGTATTCTGCGCGGCGACAACTCGATCGGCGAATTTTATTCGGTGGCGTTAACCAGCGGTCATCAGCAGGCGGACACCGGTACCAAGATGATCCACATCGGCAAGAACACCCGCTCGACCATTATTTCGAAGGGGATTTCCGCCGGACACAGCCAGAACAGCTACCGCGGACTGGTCAAAATTATGCCGACCGCCACCAATGCCCGTAACTTTACCCAGTGCGACTCGATGCTGATTGGCGCCGACTGCGGAGCGCATACCTTCCCGTATGTTGAATGCCGCAACAACAGCGCGCAGCTGGAGCACGAAGCGACCACCTCACGGATTGGTGAAGATCAGCTGTTCTATTGTCTGCAGCGCGGTATCAGCGAAGAAGATGCGATCTCAATGATCGTCAACGGGTTCTGTAAAGACGTGTTCTCCGAGTTGCCGCTGGAGTTTGCCGTCGAAGCACAAAAACTTTTAGCCATTAGCCTTGAACACAGCGTCGGTTAA
- the sufC gene encoding Fe-S cluster assembly ATPase SufC produces MLTIKDLQVSVEEKAILRGLNLEVRPGEVHAIMGPNGSGKSTLSATLAGREDYEVTGGSVMFKGKDLLDLAPEERAGEGIFMAFQYPVEIPGVSNQFFLQTALNAVRTYRGQESLDRFDFQDLMEEKIALLKMPEDLLTRSVNVGFSGGEKKRNDILQMAVLEPELCILDESDSGLDIDALKVVADGVNSLRDGKRSFIIVTHYQRILDYIKPDFVHVLYQGRIVKSGDFTLVKQLEEQGYGWLTEQQ; encoded by the coding sequence ATGTTAACGATTAAAGATTTACAGGTCAGTGTGGAAGAAAAAGCCATCCTGCGTGGGTTAAACCTTGAGGTTCGTCCGGGGGAAGTGCATGCCATTATGGGACCGAACGGCTCCGGGAAAAGTACGCTTTCTGCGACGCTGGCAGGGCGTGAAGATTACGAGGTCACCGGCGGGTCGGTGATGTTTAAAGGCAAAGACCTGCTCGACCTGGCGCCGGAAGAAAGAGCAGGCGAAGGTATCTTTATGGCCTTCCAGTATCCGGTGGAAATCCCCGGCGTCAGCAATCAGTTTTTCCTGCAAACAGCGCTCAATGCGGTGCGTACGTATCGCGGCCAGGAATCGCTTGATCGCTTCGATTTTCAGGATTTGATGGAAGAGAAAATCGCGCTGCTGAAGATGCCGGAAGATCTGCTAACCCGCTCGGTAAACGTCGGTTTTTCCGGCGGCGAGAAGAAGCGGAATGACATTCTGCAAATGGCGGTGCTTGAGCCGGAACTGTGCATTCTCGATGAATCGGACTCCGGGCTGGATATTGATGCCCTGAAAGTGGTTGCCGATGGGGTCAACTCACTGCGTGACGGTAAGCGCTCGTTCATTATTGTCACCCACTATCAGCGCATCCTTGACTATATCAAGCCGGATTTTGTCCACGTCCTGTATCAGGGACGGATTGTGAAGTCTGGCGATTTCACGCTGGTCAAACAACTGGAGGAGCAGGGATATGGCTGGCTTACCGAACAGCAGTAA
- the sufD gene encoding Fe-S cluster assembly protein SufD, producing the protein MAGLPNSSNALQQWHHLFEAQGETRSEQAQQHLQQVLRLGLPTRKHENWKYTPLEGLSNSLFVSRYADVSPAQRDALALNVEALRLVFVDGQFNPTLSDSWENSGFEVAINDERQTLPVAVQPEVFLHLTESLARSVTHIRVKRNQRPAKPLLLMHITQGVSAEEVNTAHYRHHLELAEGAEATIIEHYVSLNDARHFTGARLTMNVAANAHLHHIKLVFENPLSHHFAHNDILLAADASAHSHSFLLGDAVLRHNTSTQLNGENTTLRINSLAMPVKNEVCDTRTWLEHNKGYCNSRQLHKTIVSDKGRAVFNGLINVAQHAIKTDGQMTNNNLLLGKLAEVDTKPQLEIYADDVKCSHGATVGRIDDEQMFYLRSRGIAQRDAQQMILYAFAAELTEALSDEALKQQVLARIGQRLPGGIA; encoded by the coding sequence ATGGCTGGCTTACCGAACAGCAGTAATGCGCTGCAACAATGGCATCACCTGTTTGAAGCACAGGGTGAGACGCGTTCTGAACAGGCACAACAGCATCTCCAGCAGGTTCTGCGTCTGGGGCTGCCAACGCGCAAACATGAGAACTGGAAATACACACCGCTGGAAGGACTCAGCAACAGCTTGTTCGTCAGTCGTTATGCCGATGTTTCCCCGGCGCAGCGCGATGCGTTAGCGCTTAACGTGGAGGCATTGCGACTGGTGTTTGTCGACGGGCAGTTCAACCCGACGCTCAGCGACAGTTGGGAGAACAGCGGTTTTGAGGTGGCGATCAACGACGAGCGCCAGACCCTGCCGGTCGCGGTACAACCGGAAGTGTTTTTGCATCTCACCGAAAGCCTGGCGCGTAGCGTGACCCATATTCGCGTTAAGCGTAACCAGCGCCCGGCAAAACCGCTGCTGTTGATGCACATCACCCAGGGCGTATCCGCAGAAGAGGTGAACACGGCGCACTATCGTCACCATCTTGAGCTGGCGGAAGGGGCGGAGGCGACGATTATCGAGCATTACGTCAGTCTGAATGATGCCCGACATTTCACCGGCGCGCGCCTGACCATGAACGTGGCGGCAAACGCGCACCTGCATCACATCAAGCTGGTATTTGAAAACCCGCTCAGCCATCACTTCGCCCATAACGACATCTTGCTGGCGGCAGACGCGTCGGCGCACAGCCACAGCTTTCTGCTCGGTGATGCGGTGTTGCGTCACAACACCAGCACACAACTGAACGGCGAGAATACGACCCTCAGGATCAACAGCCTGGCGATGCCGGTGAAAAATGAGGTCTGCGATACCCGCACATGGCTTGAGCACAACAAAGGCTATTGCAACAGTCGTCAGTTGCATAAAACCATCGTCAGCGATAAGGGGCGGGCGGTATTTAACGGGCTGATTAACGTTGCCCAACACGCGATCAAAACGGACGGGCAGATGACGAACAATAATCTGCTGCTCGGCAAGCTTGCAGAAGTGGATACCAAACCGCAGCTGGAAATTTACGCCGATGACGTGAAGTGTAGTCACGGGGCGACGGTAGGGCGTATTGACGATGAGCAGATGTTCTACCTGCGCTCGCGCGGGATTGCTCAACGGGATGCACAACAGATGATCCTTTATGCCTTTGCCGCAGAACTGACGGAAGCGCTGAGCGACGAGGCATTGAAACAACAGGTGCTGGCGCGGATCGGCCAACGTCTGCCGGGAGGCATAGCATGA